CCTTTCTTTGCACTAAGGGAGAAAATAATGATGATCACCCCATTAACaaaggctataaataggagaaatgaATGGATAGTAAAGGGATGCAATTctgaggaaagaaaagagtaagTGAGATAGAGAGGAGATAACAttgagaaagagggagaaaagTGATTGCATTGGGTCCCTTAACCTAAGACAACCCAAGGTAGGATACCCAGACCCACCATATAAGTAAATTATGAGCCCAAATAGTGGTTTGGCCCAGCAAGCCCGTCTTTGGAGCTTACAATTGgtgcccaccgtggggctctcctacgacgCTGTAGTTCTAGAGGGACTCAAACTCGGGGACAATGTCTGAAAGGCGTTCGGGGGACCATGCGGGAACTGGATCCGTAGGGTCCTCTCGGGGGTCAAGTTGGTGAGAGCGCAGATAGAAAGAACGAGAAGATAGGAGGCATGACCAACTAGAAGTGATGTCTGGCACGGGTTAAGGGTCGTACCAAACCCAACGTATGATTTCTGGTGCCACGAGACGTAGGCAACTGGATGAACGGGATGAAGAGCTCGAATGGCTCTGCAGACTAGTCAGGGGTTTGGAGTTGGAGGTGAGAGGTAGGCGCCGGGGAGGAGACAGAAATGACCGGCAACAGGAGGATGGGATTGGGGGAAATAGATATGAAgaggtgtaaggttgaatttattcaaccatctaattggctttattccgtgccaaatttgcttgtaattcagcatttagtaaccctgtatttaggtgggtttgttgtaagggtagtgagtgagatagtgtgaagattgctcaagagtgtgcaagaaaacagagtgtcgcggctgggactcgcgactggtctcgcggcttcaacccgccagaagatgcacacgtgccaagcatgctggaagatgaacagtcatgctagctggagcactacaggacaaaacaggacaactggccatacggttaactcgcgactggaactcgcgacttagtcaagccgcgaggtcaagccgcgagccacccctgttttggaaaaacctgacgtttcgcattccactcctcttcagtataaatacccttttaacccacgattgaaagagagcttccagagagaattttgaaagagaaaccctaaagaaaaaccagattgtttcacccacaatctctaccttagagtctcatcaaaatccctcactctcttcctctccattgtcaaatccttgagaggccattataccaaacctggttctcaccattatcatctctgtgagacagacgtttggagttctgggaagcagttaggaaggagccaatattcattggttgatgctacggtgtagtagcggaatccggaaagctagaaaagaaaaaggttcggcgcaacctcgttggagcaagaagcttggagggcttaggtgcattgggtagattaggcttggagggtctattgctgtccttgtatcccaactgtattttctagtggattgattaccgcttggagggcggcggagaggtttttcgccgaggtcttcggtttcctcttcgataacatatctggtgttatcgctgtgtttgcatcttccttcctctctatctctgcctttacattatctgctgtggtttattttgatgtggcttagatagttgtttaatcaataccatgttatagcatatgttaagtttccgcacactattgtttaacatattgcgtgtgttgattaaattggtttttgggggtctaaacgttcaaaagtgtttttgtacacgtttttgaactttcaattggtatcagagcgggtacacagttatttggtttcattaccattgtgtgatccttgactccctttttgagatggataggtctcaatcccttaatgcacctccattttttgatggaagtaattatgcgttttggaaggttcgtatgagagcttttctatgctctattgatgaatccgtgtgggatgctgttgagatgggttggaccaaacctgaggcagccaaatccacatgggataaggcagctcttgctgcatctaatgctaacagtaaagcactaaatgctatctTCTGTGGTGtatctccagatgaatttcacaggatttctcacattaccattgccaaagttgcatgggagattctggaaacaacttatgaaggcacgaagaaggtgaaagataccaagttacaaatgctgaccactcggtttgaggagctcaagatgagtgaggatgagtctttcgactcgttctatgggaagttaaatgaagtagtTGTCAGTAaatttaacttgggggagaagatggaggactctaagattgtcAGGAAGATCCtccgatcattgccggaaagcttccgtgctaaagtaacagccattgaagagagcaaggatcttgacgatatcaaggttcaggagctggttggttctttacaaacctatgagatgactctgccaaatcaacggaagagtaaatcccttgctctaaagaccactaatgagaaggtggaagatcaaggcacttcgggagaagatatggtggacaaggatgtagcctatcttgttaaaaatttcaagaagtttttgaaattcaaaaacaatggaaaatttgatgataagagaaaattccaaaattctggaagggagaagagggatttccaaaggaaagatggaaaagaatcccaatccacacaaggtgttacttgttttgaatgcaacgggcatggacacttcaagagggaatgtcctaactatttgaaatcaaaaggcaaggtgtatgccacgaccttgagtgattcagactcatccgactcagaatctgaagagagctgtgatggagaagggaactactcagctttcatgactattgctcatgttgagtcttcggatgaattgaatttgcttgttcaagaccttggagaacatagtgaggatgactcactaggaattgttgaagaatcggaagctgaagaagaagaaagcacagctactcttcaagaaaattacaactcacttttggagaaatctggtgaatacacaagggtggccaaggctgctgtgagaaagatgaagaaggctgaggaggactacaaaagtctcctaatccggtatagggaggccaaatgcgagattgaaactcttaatggtgagctgtccgaagcctacactaaagtgagattccttgagaatgaggttgttcaagcaaatgcaaaaatagagagggtcaccaccaagaagcttgatgatgttatatcatctcaaaagagcttctcagacaaatccggactgggatataccggaggaagtagctcaactggaaatgtcactaaagaagtgaagtttgtgaaatcCAAAGATTCAGTTGTAGCGGACTCTactagtgtgaacctcgaggtggaggagaagaagaatgtggtggaccaacggatgctgaatcatcataatcagtatgtgggcaggtctgagtctcgtgccaagtcacgtcctcgaccacaaagaggtcctagaggaatgtatgtgtgccattactgtggacttcaagggcacactcgaccaaattgccaaaagctaagagcaaagaacagtgctactcctcaaaggtcaggaggaccaagagttgataggagaacgtgggcaggggatcaacctagagagcaaaacggagatcccggaatgatgaacgtgatgaagatgattggtgcattcaccaactgcttggaaagcttctcacgaaggtttgaaagccctaactcccgtacccaatcctctaaggaaatcaccccaaacgcaagtgtcgtgtgggtgaaaaggggtactcatgcataagcattacaacatgtccatgcattaatacttcctatgctttgtgactatgtttgtttggtatgcttgttgtttttgattttggttgtttgtttgtaaatatttcttaaatgtgatttatcaatctttttgtttcttgagtcaaaaatccaaaaattacataaaaaatttgaaaatcaaaaagcttgattgactttgttgggttttgtcttaaaaactcgttttgccttgtacctttgtgcaaatggctttgtgcattttcgagcattgcttgttttcatgcacccatatcactttgggaaaaatcttgaaatctatgtgattgttgtaaatagatcttcaaacttgtcatgaatgattagtgaatggttatgttgatcttgaaacatgcatagacttgtgtctatatctcttcccattttttatttttttgctaaaaagagctcactaattgtaaatctccaaatgaaaagagatattgagctgcaaaagcctgtcgcacattctagtattttgactaggaaaaagggtaagcgacctcaTATCAAAAgtaaaattctttttcaaaaaggccaaaggcctgttcttcaaagaaaagtaTTGtttatccctctcacaatgagagatgattgcctcaaaagatcaaatgttatggctgaaagtggagtcaaatgaaaggctccaagttatgttatccagttgtgtgggaagtcatatattcatatttctataattgagattggtcacatgatctagtgctaattgtgtatgccttggttgaattgatcattgaagcttcactttagacaaaggactatttcattgttgatatccacacacaacacacaagtttatgtttgataaatgccatattcatttgtgtgattgtacttgataaaatgtgttttcacatgctcaatctttgttaattcaggCACagaaagatttttgagtgttttaggtgtttttggaaagtgttttgctgaaaaatctgaaaaatttcaaaaatacagttttgccctgttttggcggctcagtcgcgggtgtgtcaagtcgcgatcctcagtcgcatcttcgctggtcagttttggcgacttgttcgcgagtggaaggtccagtcgcgagattcactcagagattttcgcggctcagctcgcgactctctcgcgggtagaccttccagtcgcgaaaaacacttagaaaaatttttcaaaattttcctcttgactgttttggcggcttgatctggcgactgtgtggcgacttaaaccagtcgcgaaaatcgcgtgttttgcagaaacagaagcagtttttaaactttttcagtttttccctcgaatttttgtgactgttcatcttctcgcTAAACattctccctcccaaacactccgtgctcccttttccaatctcttgtgttgcatccttacagcccaaaatcgtcgagttccaggtatgggttttctgattttcactcttttctacttgattttgtgcttttacccttgatttttcgcatttgattgtgtttttgaaatgggtttgtggttcggtctctgctctttgttcttgcttagcttgtggattctgttgttataggttgtgttaatgatagtcattgtcctattgctcttgtgcttagctaaatattcctttcatttcaatctgaacgttgagctgttgagatgttactattggttctgtttgaggttgtgagttctCCTTTACACGATGTGCATGTCTTAGATTGATAATCTGTGGAAAGACTCTGATAGGTTCAacatattgtttgtttgtcatataattttttttaaatctgccTCAATCTCCTTCatctgccttcaggatagctacaccatgttgttcatgtgtttcctatcctaggcttggtttttccatatgtttgaactaaattgcttgctgtttaagtgtttgaagttcacttgtttgattgatatctctctctattaactacatggtactgactggttatgcgcatatattgttatatgttgttgtggccttttctgattgttcacagatggctccttcacctcagaagaagaaatctactgcgaagaaggctgacaaaagacttaagatggatcctagattgtttaggtcagttcaccattttgagagatacaaggataacttcttgaatgcaggaatcattcaagagagatttgtggatttggatgatttaaggcaaacttttattcccagttgttttgaaggaagaggatgggacaaacttttaagtgatttccctttggtgtgtgaacccctgattagagaattttattcaaatgctgtgataaaggagaatgagttaaattgctgggttagagggaaagaattcatcttggatgcacatgtcatagatgatgtactagggcttgagggtttggatgatgaggagtttgtcaatttcaaggataggagtgtctctattgaaacagttcaacagagaataggtgggcagagagaagggaagtgtttgaataccactgcctttccagtggacatgagggttctaaccataatcatgatgtttaacctttatcctattaggaagttgaccacaatcaattgtgctagagcaatttttctgatggatctcaaagagaagaacttcatagatatcagttcccacatctttgacatcattgtggatgagacaagaacaacatctagaccaaaactgatctttcccagtctcctaatgaggatatttcgaaggaagggtgttcaaattcctcaagacatcagtcacatgtctacaccctctgcaattaacaaacttacctgcaaaaggatcagtgttaggcttccaggagaagaagatgaaggtgatgaaggagaggaagtcccaatggagactgatgcagaggcagcagggcatgcatccacctcaacaccaaggaggagtggcaagaggtccagagcttcaacttctgcagatgcacctccagatgctttccagatcattctggaaaggcttgatgggatcagggcagtccagactgagcattctgacagaatgagagccatgcaagaccagattgatgtcttggctgctacacttgacagcttcacaactcagcatgaccagtgaccctttggccattccatgtcaaaaagggggagaaagttcattgataattgaagcagaaaagcagctcttgagggggagtaatttgttgagggggagtaattagtgtttttatggtttttatgattttaatacactgtgttttggtgtataactgttcataactcatttcatatacttttggtttaatctttaatatatgttgttgatgttattcaggtacttgttgtgtttgtacccatatgcttttgtaagctttgagggtttatgttttatgcataagtttgtaggccttgtggtatgtaccatgcttaagtgcagcctttatgctatgtgaaatcagtattttaaatccaaatgttctgcattgtggtttatgtactgtcactcttgtgcccttgtaggattgttcctagatgcatatgccttgtgtgctatgcattggttgagtgttgtacatacaagtgtcttgccttgtgcttgttaacttgtatgtccttgtggtcattccaagtgtgaatgaacactgtgatcactaccttgtggtgttcacctggttgatcaagccatggtttgtttattaactccatcttatgcttgatctcatattgcctgtttcatatgcatttataattttctgcttacaatgatcatggtgtattgttgtgtttcaggagtttatgttcatatgattcaagtgcttcacagcttctagaattaggtgtgagtgagttttgatcaactgttcccaactcacatgttaagtctagagtctgttttagggttttgtcacggaatagccaaagggggagattgtaaggttgaatttattcaaccatctaattggctttattccgtgccaaatttgcttgtaattcagcatttagtaaccctgtatttaggtgggtttgttgtaagggtagtgagtgagatagtgtgaagattgctcaagagtgtgcaagaaaacagagtgtcgcggctgggactcgcgactggtctcgcggcttcaacccgccagaagatgcacacgtgccaagcatgctggaagatgaacagtcatgctagctggagcactacaggacaaaacaggacaactggccatacggttaactcgcgactggaactcgcgacttagtcaagccgcgaggtcaagccgcgagccacccctgttttggaaaaacctgacgtttcgtattccactcctcttcagtataaatacccttttaacccacgattgaaagagagcttccagagagaattttgaaagagaaaccctaaagaaaaaccagattgtttcacccacaatctctaccttagagtctcatcaaaatccctcactctcttcctctccattgtcaaatccttgagaggccattataccaaacctggttctcaccattatcatctctgtgagacagacgtttggagttctgggaagcagttaggaaggagccaatattcattggttgatgctacggtgtagtagcggaatccggaaagctagaaaagaaaaaggttcggcgcaacctcgttggagcaagaagcttggagggcttaggtgcattgggtagattaggcttggagggtctattgctgtccttgtatcccaactgtattttctagtggattgattaccgcttggagggcggcggagaggtttttcgccgaggtcttcggtttcctcttcgataacatatctggtgttatcgctgtgtttgcatcttccttcctctctatctctgcctttacattatctgctgtggtttattttgatgtggcttagatagttgtttaatcaataccatgttatagcatatgttaagtttccgcacactattgtttaacatattgcgtgtgttgattaaattggtttttgggggtctaaacgttcaaaagtgtttttgtacacgtttttgaactttcaagagGGATCCAATCAGTCCAGACCTCAACTACGGCAAAGTCGTTCACATTCCTGGGAATCCCATCGGTATCGAGACCGTTCGCACTCGAGAAGGTCTCGACGAAATAGGAACCAGTCTCCCTCCCGGGAATCAGGGCAATGTCGAGATCGTTCACATTCTCGGGAAAATCAAGTAAGCAACTCACTCTCCCCGGAAGAGAGACGACCCCGGAATGCTGCCATGAACGTTATGAGTCGCGTTCTGCGAAAAGCAACTCGATCCCCGTTTTCGAACAAAATCGAGCGAGCCGAAATGCCGGATAGGTTTGCTCGCCCACCGTTCAACTACTATGACGGGAAGACTGATCCGGTAGAACACGTCAGCCATTATATTCAGATGATGTCTTTGCATACTCATAACGATGCACTCATGTGCAAGGTATTTCCCTTAAGTTTAGGACCAATTGCATTGAGGTGGTTTAGTGGGTTACGGAAAGGATCCATACGTAGTTTCTCCGAGTTGGTTCAAGAGTTCGGAGTCTGGTTTGTGACGTGTAGCCAAGTACCTCAGCCAGTAGACACGCTCCTCTCAATGAAAATGAGGGGGGGAGAGACCCTCCGTAATTATGCCAACCCATATTGGGAGCTATACAACGAGATTAGCGGGGATAACAAAAGGGTGGCAGCAAGCACATTTAGGATAGGGTTGCCCGAGGATTCAGGGCTACGAGAGTCGTTAACCAAAAAGCCGCCAAAAGGCATGCGGCAGCTTATGAGATGCATTGAGGAATACAAATGATTAGAAGATGACTGGCTACAAAGCAAAGGCAAAGAGTAAATGATAACTCGTCCCTGGCAGGCAGGTTTCCCATTTAGGCCTCGTGAGGGTTTGGTGATTCAAGAACCGGCCACACAAATGGGAGAAGTGAACGTGACGTTTAAGGAACCAGTACACAGGATTCTTGACTGAATCAAACACAAGCCGTATTTTCGATGGCTGAACAAGATGGGAGGGGACCCATCTAGGAGGAATCAGAGTCTGTACTGCACTTATCACCGAGACATGGGTCACACCACCAAACAGTGCCAGGTATTAAATGACCACCTAGGGTAGCTAGTCAAGGCCGGGCACTTAAAGGATTTCGTGCTAGACTCAGGGGACAGAGTCTTAGGGCAAGATACCCGGCAAAGGAGAAACCTTCTCCCACCCCCTGTGGGGGTAATTGAAGTAATCCATGTTGTGCCAGAGAAGCTCATTGTAGGAAGGAGGAAAGGAGTATGACAGTAGTATCGGTAGAAGGTAACCCAGGTCTATAGTCGTCGGGTAAGAAGATGAAGTTTGCACGGGAGCCAGTCTCGTTTGACGATGACGATTTAGAGGGGACGATTCGGCCACATGATGACGCGTTAGTGGTCATGGCCCGGATAAACGTCTTCTTAGTAAAAAGTGTGATGATAGACCAGGGAAGCAGGGCCAACGTGATGTACCTCGATCTATTCAAGGGACTCGGTCTAAAGAAGGAGGACCTCATAAAGCACACTTCACCTTTGGTTGGGTTTGATGGCAAAGTAATGATTCCtgaggggcaaatctctctccTCGTGATTATGGGAGAGAAAGAGGTATCTGTAACGTTCACAATAATAAGTTCATTTTCCCCATATACTGCCATCCTGGGAAGACCATGGATCCACTCAATGAGGGCTGTCCCATCAACACTGCATGTAAAGATTAAATTCCCAACCGAGCAGGGTGTTATTGTAATAAAAGGAGACTAGCAAGTGGTCAGACAATGCCTTATTGCTGTAGTGAACTGGAAGCAGGGGAATCAGGTTAGTCAGGGAGAAATCACCGGGCAACTGGTTGGAGACATGGAGGTTAGGCGGCCCGAAAAGGGGGGTGTTGAGCGGGAAGATGTGTCCCAAAAAGACCCATTATAGCAATTAAAGGATCCCCGAAAAGGGAAGGGGGCTAGATGCGTTGAGGAGTTAGTAAAGGTAAAAATACTACCGGAcactaataaatattttcaggtCGGAGCAAGCATGAGTTGCGAGGAAAAAGTCCAAGTATTACTATTTCTGGTTCAAAACTTAGATGTTTTCGCTTGGGATCCTTATGAAGTTCCCGGGGTCGATCCCAGGTTTATCGTTCACAAACTTAATGTAGACCCCTCATATGccccgaagaagcagaagcTGAGAGGGTCGGCCAAAGACCACGTTGAGGCAGTAAGACAGGAGGTAGAGAAGCTGAAGGAGGTAGGAGCAATAAAGGAGAACTTTTTCCCGGAATGGCTGGCAAATACTGTGGTTGTCCGGAAGAAGAACAACAAATGGACggtttgtgtggatttcacagaTCTAAACCGggcatgcccaaaggacccgTTCCCCATGCCAAAGATTGATCAATTAGTGGACGCCACTTATGGGCACCCAAGGATGAGTttcctggatgccttccaaAGGTACCATTAGATTGCCCTGGCCAGTGAAGACCAGTAGAAAACGGCGTTCATATCCCCCGATGTGAATTATCATTACACcgtgatgccttttggcctaAAGAATGCCGGAGCAACATACCAACGGATGATGACGAGGATGTTTCGGGATAAAATTGGGCATACGATCGAAGTGCATATCGACGATATTGTGGCAAAAAGCAAGCAAGAGGTCCGGCATGTAGAGGATCTCCGGGAAGTGTTCGAGGTGTTGCGAAAGCATAGACTGCATCTTAGCGCAAAAaaatgcgcctttggagtgggggctggcaaatTTTTATGGTACTTGATCACCAACAAGGGGATAGAGGTCAATCCCGACCAAATAGAAGCCGTGAAGCGTCTTCGATCGCCAAGCAACCCGAAAGAAGTACAAGTATTGACCGGGATGCTAGCCACTCTCAACTGGTTCATCTCAAAATTTTTAGATCGCTGCCATCCTTTTTATCAGcttttgaagaagtggaaggggtttcggTGGGATGATGAATGTGAAAAGGCTTTCCGGAACCTTAAAGAGTACTTAGTGCGAGCATCGATGTTGAGTGCACCAGAGCCCGAAGAAGAATTGTTCATCTACCTCTCGGTATCCGAACATGCTATAAGTGTCGTGCTTTTAAGGGACCAAGGAGTACAACAACCCGTGTATTATATCAGCAAGACTCTAGTCGATGCCAAGACCAGGTATTTGCCCTTGGAGAAATTGGTGTTGGCCCTAGTGCATGCTACCAAGAAATTGCCTTAGTACTTCTAGGCTCATACCGTATATGTGCTGACCAAACATCCCTTACAGTCATTATTGAAAAGATCTGACCTCACGGGGTGAAGAGCTAGAGCTAAATGGGGGACACGGCTCGGGGCATTCAACGTGAGGTATAAGCTGAGAAGTGCAGTAAAGGGGCAGGTATTAGCAGATTTTGTAGCAGAATTCTCTCCTAAAGGGAAAATGGTCTGTCAAGTGGAGCACCGCCCGTGGAAGGTACATGTGGATAGGGTTTCCAGTGCCAAAGGGGCCAGTGCCGGGGTAGTCATAATCACCTCGGAGGGAATTCTCTTGGAGCATTCGTTCAGGTTAGGGTTTAATGCCTCCAACAATGAGGCAGAGTATGAAGCTTTGCTTGCCGAACTGAGGGTAGTTTCACGGTTAAAGGCTCGGGATGTAGAGATTTATTCGGATTTAAGACTCATAGTCAACTAGGTACAGGGGAGTTTTGAGACTCAAGATCCTCGGATGAAAGCATACTTAGACTTGGTGAAGCAGGTCATGGACGGCTTTTGTACGGTAAAGGTGATTCGAGTGGCCCGAGCACAGAATAGACATACTGACTCTCTCGCCACTTTGGCATCATCAATTGCCAAGGATATTCCCCGGCTTATTAAAGTGGAACTCGTCCCCGAGCCCAGCATTAAGGAGGCAGGAAATGAGGGGGCTGCGAGAGTCGAAGTCACAGCAGTTGCAACACTTAGACtgagctggatggaccccatcaTAGATTTCTTGGCCGATGACCGGATTCCGGACGATGAGAAGGAGGTCAACAAGGTCCGCAAGGTGGCTGCTCGGTATTGGTTGTCCGGAGATCAGAAAC
This genomic stretch from Quercus robur chromosome 4, dhQueRobu3.1, whole genome shotgun sequence harbors:
- the LOC126722620 gene encoding uncharacterized protein LOC126722620 codes for the protein MPDRFARPPFNYYDGKTDPVEHVSHYIQMMSLHTHNDALMCKVFPLSLGPIALRWFSGLRKGSIRSFSELVQEFGVWFVTCSQVPQPVDTLLSMKMRGGETLRNYANPYWELYNEISGDNKRVAASTFRIGLPEDSGLRESLTKKPPKGMRQLMRCIEEYK